In the Alkaliphilus oremlandii OhILAs genome, one interval contains:
- a CDS encoding Crp/Fnr family transcriptional regulator: protein MNEQKGDMHMKACCERCQNRLCASKVPIFSNLNSKELLQIIEMTGHKDYYKGETIFLEGSEAKRLYLVNEGRIKIYKFTKDGKEQILHILSEGDFFGELNLFKTGTYNFNAEAITPTKLCTLTKENMKDLILSKPEIGMKILEVVGDRLSRVETLAQNLATNDVDSRIAYLLLDLKQKYGKKVPEGIEISLKLTREEMSNYTGVARETMSRKLKKFEEEGIIKLVGAKKVIIVDEESLSDYV, encoded by the coding sequence ATGAATGAGCAAAAAGGGGATATGCATATGAAAGCATGCTGTGAAAGGTGTCAAAATAGGCTATGTGCAAGTAAGGTTCCTATATTTTCTAATCTCAATAGCAAAGAGCTATTGCAGATTATAGAAATGACGGGTCATAAAGATTACTATAAGGGTGAGACTATATTTTTGGAAGGGTCAGAGGCAAAAAGGTTATATCTAGTGAATGAAGGTAGAATTAAAATATATAAGTTCACAAAGGATGGAAAGGAGCAGATTTTACATATTTTATCAGAAGGTGATTTCTTTGGTGAGCTGAACTTGTTTAAAACAGGTACTTATAACTTTAATGCAGAGGCGATTACACCGACGAAGCTATGTACATTGACGAAGGAAAATATGAAAGATCTGATTTTATCAAAGCCAGAAATCGGTATGAAAATTTTGGAGGTGGTAGGTGATCGGTTATCTAGAGTGGAAACCTTAGCCCAAAATTTAGCCACCAATGATGTAGACTCTAGGATTGCTTATTTGCTGCTGGATTTAAAGCAAAAGTACGGGAAGAAAGTTCCAGAAGGCATTGAAATTTCACTGAAGTTAACGAGGGAAGAGATGTCCAATTATACAGGCGTTGCAAGGGAAACCATGAGCAGAAAGCTAAAAAAATTTGAAGAGGAAGGAATTATTAAGCTGGTCGGTGCCAAAAAAGTCATCATTGTTGATGAAGAAAGCTTATCCGATTATGTATAG
- a CDS encoding FprA family A-type flavoprotein, with translation MKKYEIAPNSYWVGYVDDRKVPFHRLILEKGTTYNSYFLDTEKPTLIDTVDIEFGRIFVENLDRIMDLSQLAYVVINHVEPDHAGGLPALMNKAKNAKIVTTALGAEELKNMFKLHHREYIIVHDGMKLDIGGKTLQFFETPYLHTEETMVTYCIEDKILYPCDQFSTHIANYDLFNDLAKEDIMEDFNVYYQLIMHPHRPYVQDMIQKMRQLEIQMIAPSHGYILRENVENYIDAYDEMSQEKGNKKAAILFSTMTGNTTKVAKVIAETLEEKSIEVRIVNVDKCDMESILEVVMESDMIFFGSSTRYGDLVGHLENVLKELKNVDLSSKIGVAFGSYGWSGEAIEVIHDYLKELNIKAVDSSYIIKATGMNHIQVPIRIKFKPSEAEEIILNKVVQTLGDLLVG, from the coding sequence ATGAAAAAATACGAAATAGCACCAAATTCTTATTGGGTAGGGTATGTCGATGATAGAAAGGTACCCTTTCACAGATTGATTTTGGAAAAAGGTACAACCTATAATTCTTACTTCCTAGATACAGAAAAGCCTACTTTAATCGATACCGTAGATATTGAATTTGGAAGAATATTTGTTGAAAACTTAGATCGTATTATGGATCTATCACAATTAGCCTATGTGGTTATCAACCACGTAGAGCCGGATCACGCTGGCGGATTACCTGCATTGATGAATAAAGCAAAGAACGCAAAAATAGTAACTACAGCTTTAGGTGCAGAGGAATTGAAAAATATGTTTAAGCTTCATCATAGAGAATATATTATTGTTCACGATGGTATGAAATTGGATATCGGTGGAAAGACTCTTCAATTCTTTGAAACACCATATTTACACACGGAAGAAACTATGGTTACGTATTGTATTGAAGATAAAATTCTATACCCTTGCGACCAGTTCAGTACCCATATTGCAAATTATGATTTATTCAACGATTTAGCAAAGGAAGATATTATGGAGGATTTCAATGTATACTATCAATTGATTATGCATCCACATCGTCCTTATGTACAAGACATGATTCAGAAGATGAGACAATTGGAGATCCAGATGATAGCGCCATCCCACGGATATATTCTAAGAGAAAATGTAGAAAATTACATCGATGCATACGATGAAATGAGCCAAGAAAAGGGCAATAAAAAAGCAGCCATCTTATTCAGCACCATGACTGGAAACACAACGAAGGTTGCTAAGGTCATTGCAGAAACATTGGAAGAAAAAAGTATAGAGGTAAGAATTGTGAACGTTGATAAATGCGATATGGAATCCATCCTAGAAGTCGTAATGGAATCGGATATGATCTTCTTTGGAAGTTCTACGAGATATGGGGATTTGGTAGGCCATTTAGAAAATGTTCTGAAGGAATTGAAAAATGTCGATTTATCCTCTAAAATTGGTGTGGCATTCGGTTCCTATGGCTGGAGCGGAGAAGCCATAGAGGTGATTCATGATTATTTGAAAGAGTTGAACATTAAAGCCGTTGATAGCTCCTACATCATTAAGGCCACTGGAATGAACCATATACAAGTTCCAATCCGAATAAAGTTTAAGCCTAGTGAGGCTGAAGAAATCATATTAAATAAAGTGGTTCAAACCCTAGGCGATTTATTGGTGGGATAG
- the arcC gene encoding carbamate kinase — MVKKVVVALGGNALGDNVEEQLELVSVAAESIVDLIETGNHIIITHGNGPQVGMINKGLNFAYEKGAIQTEMPFPECSALSGGYIGYHLQNAIKNELRKRNIHKNVATVVSQVLVDKDDPAFRNPTKPIGSFLTKEQADAISLEKGYTFIEDSGRGYRRVIASPKPLEIIELETIKTLADHGNVVIACGGGGIPVIDEDNAYKGIDAVIDKDSTSALLARVLDADVLMVLTAVDYVAINFNQPNMKSLERINSKELKQYVEEGHFAKGSMLPKVLAALEFLEDKEGRTAIITSLENSAKAITDHRGTIISNEF; from the coding sequence ATGGTAAAAAAAGTAGTAGTTGCATTAGGTGGAAATGCCCTTGGTGACAATGTAGAAGAGCAGTTGGAATTGGTATCCGTTGCAGCAGAATCAATTGTGGATTTAATTGAAACTGGAAATCATATCATCATTACACATGGCAATGGACCTCAAGTAGGGATGATTAACAAGGGGTTAAACTTTGCCTATGAAAAGGGTGCTATACAAACAGAAATGCCGTTTCCAGAGTGCTCAGCTCTTAGTGGAGGATATATCGGCTATCATCTACAAAATGCAATCAAGAATGAATTGAGAAAGCGAAACATTCATAAAAATGTTGCTACAGTAGTATCTCAGGTTCTTGTAGACAAAGATGATCCAGCATTTCGAAATCCTACAAAACCGATTGGGTCCTTCTTAACGAAAGAACAGGCAGATGCGATTTCGTTGGAAAAAGGCTATACATTTATTGAAGACTCTGGAAGAGGATATAGAAGAGTCATTGCTTCACCTAAACCATTAGAAATTATTGAACTTGAAACGATTAAGACTTTAGCAGATCATGGCAATGTTGTGATTGCCTGTGGCGGCGGTGGTATTCCAGTAATTGATGAAGATAACGCCTACAAAGGAATCGATGCTGTAATCGATAAAGATTCTACGTCAGCGTTGCTAGCAAGAGTATTAGATGCGGATGTTCTGATGGTGCTAACGGCTGTAGATTATGTTGCTATCAATTTTAATCAGCCAAACATGAAGAGTCTAGAGCGCATTAACAGTAAAGAACTAAAGCAGTATGTAGAAGAGGGACATTTCGCTAAAGGTTCAATGCTACCAAAGGTACTGGCCGCTTTAGAATTCCTTGAGGATAAAGAAGGTAGAACTGCAATCATAACCTCTTTAGAAAATTCGGCAAAGGCAATTACGGATCATCGTGGAACTATCATCTCAAATGAATTTTAA
- a CDS encoding RNA polymerase sigma factor, with amino-acid sequence MDTLGGDKRLEIKEVTHLIETYGNDVYGFCFKLTRDKHQADDLYQETFLKVTELRHKIDMNHNPKGFIIAIAANIWRNQRRKFGWRHRIARIVTLQQDNNSPHLVDIETPESTAINNELYAIVDTASESLNDKLKIPLYMYYNAELSIEDIALALKIPSGTVKSRLHKARKMIKEYMEVNGYEGF; translated from the coding sequence ATGGATACACTTGGAGGTGATAAAAGGTTGGAAATTAAAGAAGTAACGCATTTAATTGAAACCTATGGCAATGATGTTTATGGATTTTGCTTCAAATTAACAAGGGATAAGCATCAAGCAGATGATTTGTATCAAGAAACTTTTTTAAAGGTCACAGAATTGCGGCATAAGATTGACATGAATCATAATCCAAAAGGTTTTATTATAGCCATTGCAGCAAATATTTGGAGAAATCAAAGACGAAAGTTTGGTTGGCGGCATAGAATTGCGAGAATTGTAACATTACAACAGGATAATAATTCACCTCATTTAGTTGATATCGAAACACCAGAGAGCACTGCCATAAATAATGAATTGTATGCAATCGTTGACACGGCTTCGGAATCATTGAATGATAAATTGAAGATACCTTTGTATATGTACTACAATGCTGAATTATCAATTGAAGACATAGCCTTAGCTCTTAAAATTCCAAGTGGAACCGTAAAAAGCAGACTTCATAAGGCTAGAAAAATGATTAAAGAATATATGGAGGTCAATGGATATGAAGGATTTTGA
- a CDS encoding YbaK/EbsC family protein, with protein sequence MDDRNLPHKIMYLDESSATVDLAAQAIGVEPAMIAKTLAFKLKDKNIVIVTCGTARIDNKKYKEAFGCKAKMMNFEETLEATGHPVGGVCPFGLPENIEIYMDESLKAFEIVYPAAGSGNSAIKMGVEEMKEITGAEWVDVC encoded by the coding sequence TTGGATGATCGAAATCTTCCACATAAAATAATGTATTTAGACGAAAGCAGTGCTACTGTAGATTTAGCTGCACAAGCAATTGGTGTTGAACCAGCCATGATTGCAAAGACATTGGCCTTTAAATTGAAGGATAAAAATATAGTGATCGTAACTTGTGGAACAGCTAGAATCGATAATAAAAAGTATAAAGAGGCCTTTGGTTGTAAAGCTAAAATGATGAATTTTGAGGAGACATTAGAAGCAACCGGACATCCTGTAGGTGGTGTTTGTCCTTTTGGCTTGCCGGAAAATATTGAAATTTACATGGATGAATCTTTAAAGGCTTTTGAAATCGTTTATCCAGCAGCAGGAAGTGGAAACTCTGCCATAAAGATGGGTGTGGAAGAAATGAAAGAAATTACAGGTGCAGAGTGGGTAGATGTTTGTTAA
- a CDS encoding homoserine dehydrogenase: MVNIALLGLGTVGTGIVEILEKQNKGIQIKKILVNNLHKKRAVNIQPEILCTDFEEILNDNSIKIVVEVTSDMEKGYEYIRKSLECGKHVITASKAIVSKYFEELSQLAQNNEVAFLYEASVGGGIPVLKPLKEELEINEVLEIQGILNGTSNYILSRMVEEGMDYSSALKIAQDLGYAEADPSADVDGHDTLRKLRILGTLGLQGKILEEDILLNGISNITAFDIEQIKGMNSTVKLVGEVKNLGNAFTATVQPTIIHKNSYLANVNMAFNAINIKGNHVGDINFYGPGAGKLPTASAVLTDVMDVVNNTYRKKNPLGKRQLKNANHKIQGKFYLRVPNRKELLEQLDMVADQMISSKEHTAIVTKEVSFMALMDFVEGFGLKKEEYFLGRIFK; this comes from the coding sequence ATGGTAAATATTGCATTGCTAGGCTTAGGAACCGTAGGCACTGGCATCGTTGAAATACTAGAAAAGCAGAATAAAGGAATTCAGATAAAGAAAATATTAGTGAACAACCTTCATAAGAAAAGAGCAGTAAACATTCAGCCAGAGATTTTGTGTACAGATTTTGAGGAAATTTTAAATGATAACAGCATCAAAATTGTAGTGGAAGTTACCAGTGATATGGAAAAGGGTTACGAATATATCAGGAAATCCTTAGAATGCGGTAAACATGTAATTACAGCTAGTAAAGCCATTGTATCGAAATATTTTGAGGAATTGTCCCAGCTTGCACAAAACAATGAGGTAGCATTTTTATATGAAGCTAGTGTTGGTGGCGGAATCCCTGTACTGAAGCCATTAAAGGAGGAATTGGAAATTAACGAGGTCTTGGAGATTCAAGGGATTTTAAATGGGACAAGTAACTATATTTTAAGTAGGATGGTAGAGGAGGGCATGGATTATTCCAGTGCCTTAAAAATAGCCCAGGATCTAGGCTATGCAGAGGCTGATCCCAGCGCTGATGTAGATGGGCATGACACCCTTAGAAAACTGAGAATACTAGGCACCTTAGGATTACAGGGGAAAATTTTAGAAGAAGATATTTTACTCAATGGGATCAGTAATATCACAGCCTTTGATATAGAGCAAATAAAAGGGATGAATTCCACTGTGAAATTAGTTGGTGAGGTGAAAAATCTTGGCAATGCATTCACCGCAACGGTACAGCCTACAATCATCCATAAAAATTCTTACTTAGCAAATGTCAATATGGCTTTCAATGCGATCAATATCAAGGGGAATCATGTAGGTGATATCAATTTCTATGGACCAGGTGCAGGTAAGCTGCCAACGGCAAGTGCTGTATTAACTGATGTAATGGATGTTGTAAATAATACATATCGAAAAAAGAATCCATTAGGAAAAAGACAGCTGAAAAATGCCAATCATAAGATTCAGGGGAAGTTTTATCTCAGGGTTCCAAACCGTAAAGAACTTTTAGAGCAGCTTGATATGGTTGCAGATCAAATGATATCTTCAAAGGAGCATACTGCAATCGTTACAAAGGAAGTATCTTTTATGGCGTTGATGGACTTCGTTGAAGGATTTGGGTTGAAGAAAGAAGAGTATTTTCTAGGTAGAATTTTTAAATAA
- the pyrB gene encoding aspartate carbamoyltransferase, with the protein MPLKGKHLIDPDQLTFNEIHEIINLGLDMEQNPAKYSKVCEGKILGTMFFEPSTRTRLSFESAMLRMGGTVLGFSDVTTSSVTKGESVADTIRVLDDYADILVMRHPVAGTPREASQYSTVPVINGGDGGHQHPTQTLTDLITIQKYHGEIRGLKVAFCGDLLFGRTVHSLLKTLSRFPDMEFILISPPELPIPEDLKTEVIEKYNVKITETDSLEKHMAEIDILYMTRIQKERFLNQEDYEKLKDSYILTNSLLENAKQDLIILHPLPRVNEIHTEVDRDPRAKYFEQAKMGVYVRMALMALLLGNIEIAAPTLTLKVKNGTIMTKFIAS; encoded by the coding sequence ATGCCATTAAAAGGAAAACACTTAATCGATCCAGATCAATTAACATTCAATGAAATTCATGAAATCATCAATTTAGGATTGGATATGGAACAAAATCCAGCAAAATATAGCAAGGTTTGTGAAGGTAAAATTTTAGGTACCATGTTCTTTGAGCCTAGCACAAGAACACGTTTAAGCTTTGAATCTGCAATGCTACGAATGGGTGGAACGGTTTTAGGCTTCTCTGATGTTACCACAAGCTCTGTTACGAAGGGCGAAAGCGTTGCTGACACCATCCGTGTATTAGACGATTATGCAGATATCTTGGTTATGAGACATCCCGTTGCGGGAACCCCTAGGGAAGCTTCACAGTATTCTACGGTTCCAGTGATCAACGGTGGCGATGGTGGTCACCAGCATCCTACACAAACATTAACAGATCTGATTACCATCCAAAAATATCACGGTGAAATCAGAGGGTTAAAGGTTGCATTCTGCGGTGATTTATTATTCGGTAGAACGGTACATTCCCTTTTAAAAACATTGAGCCGTTTTCCTGACATGGAGTTCATCTTAATCTCACCACCGGAGCTTCCTATTCCAGAAGATCTCAAAACCGAAGTTATAGAGAAATACAATGTAAAAATCACAGAAACTGATTCTTTAGAAAAGCATATGGCTGAAATTGATATTCTATATATGACGCGAATTCAAAAGGAAAGGTTTTTAAACCAAGAGGATTACGAAAAACTGAAGGACAGCTATATATTGACCAATAGCCTCCTTGAAAATGCTAAACAGGATCTAATCATCCTACATCCACTGCCAAGGGTCAACGAAATCCATACGGAGGTCGACCGTGACCCTCGTGCAAAATATTTTGAACAAGCAAAAATGGGTGTATATGTGCGAATGGCTTTAATGGCCCTATTACTTGGAAATATTGAAATTGCTGCACCTACATTGACACTGAAGGTAAAAAACGGGACAATTATGACAAAGTTCATCGCTTCATAG